One window from the genome of Alosa alosa isolate M-15738 ecotype Scorff River chromosome 15, AALO_Geno_1.1, whole genome shotgun sequence encodes:
- the si:ch211-261a10.5 gene encoding LOW QUALITY PROTEIN: potassium channel subfamily K member 13 (The sequence of the model RefSeq protein was modified relative to this genomic sequence to represent the inferred CDS: inserted 1 base in 1 codon): MGTEGQYSVHRRGDAPSGRGGGSCGGCGWVNTDLARICLLWTLIALYMLFGAAVFSALERPEELKAQSRWDSQVAEFVRQHQVSPGDLRTLLKQYEEANSAGVRVDPRRPRWDFSGSFYFVATVVSTIGFGMTAPCTACGKIFLIPYGLFGCAATILFFNLFLERAITLISFLMDICHRRRRRTKASMRRSGEGGEEEEEEEWKPSVYYVTLILGALALLVFLAASGLYSAVECWGYFESMYFCFVTFSTMGFGDLVSGQREWYXRRYFYQVGNSLVILLGVCCTYSLFNIMSIIIKQVLNWMLSQMLRLRRGCGGVCLGGTRGDGDADVDDGDDEGPRGVFCCCCFCCYPGVSHDAVQGQASLRTQLRLTATRHGRRWSFSVVRFAASATPGGKCWCNSSVVETVCKVEERRDAAERNIEAQRCKRPGEVVTSGTGPLNLHTPVSDRCSRTFARQNSSPKGVGAIAMLNNRLQETRINM; this comes from the exons ATGGGTACCGAGGGTCAGTACAGTGTGCATCGTCGTGGAGATGCCCCCTCTGGCCGTGGCGGTGGCAGCTGTGGCGGTTGTGGCTGGGTCAACACGGACCTCGCCCGCATCTGCCTCCTGTGGACGCTCATTGCCCTCTACATGCTGTTTGGCGCGGCCGTCTTCTCGGCACTGGAGCGGCCCGAGGAGCTCAAGGCTCAGAGCCGCTGGGACTCACAGGTAGCTGAGTTTGTCCGCCAGCACCAGGTGAGCCCGGGGGACCTCCGCACACTGCTCAAGCAGTACGAGGAGGCCAACTCTGCTGGAGTGAGGGTAGACCCACGCCGACCCCGATGGGACTTCTCTGGATCCTTCTACTTTGTGGCCACGGTGGTCTCCACTATAG GCTTCGGCATGACCGCGCCCTGCACCGCCTGCGGGAAGATCTTCCTCATCCCTTACGGGCTGTTCGGCTGCGCTGCCACCATCCTCTTCTTCAATCTCTTCCTGGAGCGAGCCATCACCCTCATCTCCTTCCTCATGGACATCTGTCACAGGAGACGGAGGAGGACGAAGGCCAGCATGAGAAGATcaggggaaggaggagaggaagaggaggaagaggagtggaaGCCGTCTGTGTACTACGTCACCCTCATCCTGGGTGCCCTGGCTCTGCTGGTGTTCCTCGCCGCCTCGGGTCTATACTCGGCAGTGGAGTGCTGGGGCTACTTCGAGTCCATGTACTTCTGCTTCGTGACGTTTAGCACCATGGGCTTCGGGGACCTGGTGAGCGGGCAGCGGGAGTGGT ACCGCCGCTATTTCTACCAGGTGGGCAACAGCCTGGTGATCCTGCTGGGCGTCTGCTGTACCTACTCGCTCTTCAACATCATGTCCATCATCATCAAGCAGGTGCTCAACTGGATGCTGTCCCAGATGCTGCGTCTGAGGAGGGGCTGTGGCGGTGTGTGCTTGGGGGGGACACGGGGCGACGGAGACGCAGACGTCGACGATGGCGACGATGAGGGGCCCCGAGGggtcttctgctgctgctgcttctgctgctacCCGGGCGTGAGCCACGACGCCGTCCAGGGCCAGGCCTCGCTGAGGACCCAGCTCCGGCTGACCGCAACACGGCACGGGAGGCGATGGAGCTTCAGCGTGGTCCGGTTTGCAGCTTCTGCCACCCCTGGAGGCAAGTGCTGGTGCAATAGCTCGGTGGTGGAGACGGTGTGTaaggtagaggagaggagggacgCAGCAGAGAGGAACATAGAGGCCCAAAGGTGCAAGCGACCTGGGGAGGTGGTGACATCAGGAACTGGTCCACTAAACCTCCATACACCTGTGAGCGACAGGTGCTCTCGCACCTTTGCACGGCAAAACAGCTCACCTAAGGGAGTTGGAGCAATCGCCATGCTCAATAATCGACTACAGGAGACCAGAATCAATATGTAA